In one Bradyrhizobium sp. 4 genomic region, the following are encoded:
- a CDS encoding CaiB/BaiF CoA-transferase family protein, whose product MGALDGIRVIAVEQAVAAPFCSSRLADAGAEVIKIERPEGDFARGYDAAAKGQSSYFVWLNRGKQSAVVDLATKEGCAELERLIASADVLIQNLKPGSMDKLGFSRERLLKDYPKLISCTITGYGDEGPYAHRKAYDLLIQAESGLASITGNPDGASRVGMSIVDVATGATAHAAILEALIGRGRTGKGADIRISMFDVMADWCTVPLLNSEAGNPPKRMGLRHPSIAPYGVFTSSDGKDILISIQSEREWKTLCAKVLDQPNLPADSRVANMVERVRNRDFTDKTVADAFGKMTRDELLRRLSDADIAFAEVNTMADLTKHPHLRRIEVDTPQGRVSYPAPAPIIVGETRSYGAVPAIGENPQSKK is encoded by the coding sequence ATGGGAGCACTTGACGGGATCAGGGTGATCGCGGTCGAGCAGGCGGTGGCGGCCCCGTTCTGCTCGTCGCGGCTGGCGGATGCCGGCGCGGAAGTGATCAAGATCGAGCGGCCCGAAGGCGATTTCGCCCGCGGCTATGATGCGGCGGCCAAGGGCCAGAGCAGCTATTTTGTGTGGCTCAACCGCGGCAAGCAATCGGCGGTGGTCGATCTCGCCACCAAGGAAGGCTGCGCCGAGCTGGAGCGACTGATCGCAAGCGCCGACGTGCTGATCCAGAATCTCAAGCCGGGCTCGATGGACAAGCTCGGCTTTTCGCGCGAGCGGCTGCTGAAGGACTATCCAAAACTGATCTCGTGCACGATCACCGGCTATGGCGACGAGGGCCCCTATGCGCACCGCAAGGCCTATGATTTGCTGATCCAGGCCGAGAGCGGCCTTGCCTCGATCACCGGCAATCCCGACGGCGCCTCACGGGTCGGCATGTCGATCGTCGACGTCGCGACCGGCGCGACCGCGCATGCGGCGATTTTGGAAGCCCTGATCGGACGCGGACGCACCGGCAAGGGCGCCGACATCCGCATCTCCATGTTCGACGTGATGGCGGACTGGTGCACCGTGCCGCTGCTCAACTCCGAGGCCGGCAATCCGCCCAAGCGCATGGGCCTGCGCCATCCCTCGATCGCACCCTACGGCGTGTTCACGTCCAGCGACGGCAAGGACATCCTGATCTCGATCCAGAGCGAGCGCGAGTGGAAGACGCTTTGCGCAAAAGTGCTGGACCAGCCGAATCTGCCCGCCGATTCCCGCGTTGCCAACATGGTCGAGCGCGTACGCAACCGCGACTTCACCGACAAGACGGTCGCGGATGCCTTCGGCAAGATGACGCGCGATGAGCTGCTGAGGCGGCTGTCCGACGCCGACATCGCCTTTGCCGAGGTCAACACCATGGCCGACCTCACCAAGCATCCGCATCTGCGCCGCATCGAGGTCGACACGCCGCAGGGACGTGTCAGCTATCCCGCGCCGGCGCCGATCATCGTCGGCGAGACGCGCAGCTATGGTGCCGTGCCGGCGATCGGCGAAAATCCCCAATCCAAAAAATAA
- a CDS encoding acyl-CoA dehydrogenase family protein, whose protein sequence is MSEEHHTEDHADIREAVAKLCAQFPGEYWRKLDREMAYPKAFVDALTEAGYLSVLIPEEYGGAGLKLSAAAAILEEIQRAGCNGGGCHAQMYTMGTVLRHGNDEQKAKYLPKVASGELRLQAFGVTEPTSGTDTTSLKTFARKDGNAGYVVNGQKIWTSRAEHSDLMLLLARTTPKDQVKKRTDGLSVFIVDMREAKNKGLEIRPIRTMMNHATTEVFFTDMKVPAENLIGEEGKGFRYILSGMNAERILIAAECVGDAKWFIAKATNYAKERSVFGRPIGQNQGIQFPIAKAYAAMRAAELMVKEATRKYEAGLDCGAEANMAKMLAADASWEAANACVQTHGGFGFAEEYDVERKFRETRLYQVAPISTNLVLSFIAEHVLGMPRSY, encoded by the coding sequence ATGAGCGAAGAACACCACACCGAAGATCACGCCGACATCCGCGAAGCCGTCGCAAAGCTCTGCGCGCAGTTTCCCGGCGAATACTGGCGCAAGCTCGACCGTGAGATGGCTTACCCCAAGGCCTTCGTCGACGCGCTGACCGAGGCCGGTTATCTCTCGGTGCTGATCCCTGAGGAATATGGCGGCGCGGGCCTGAAGCTTTCAGCGGCCGCCGCAATCCTCGAAGAGATCCAGCGCGCGGGCTGCAACGGCGGCGGCTGCCACGCCCAGATGTACACGATGGGCACCGTGCTGCGGCACGGCAATGACGAGCAGAAGGCAAAATACCTGCCGAAGGTCGCGAGCGGCGAATTGCGGCTGCAGGCCTTCGGCGTCACCGAGCCGACCAGCGGCACCGACACCACCTCGCTGAAGACTTTTGCGCGCAAGGACGGCAATGCCGGCTACGTCGTCAACGGCCAGAAGATCTGGACCAGCCGCGCCGAACATTCCGACCTGATGCTTCTGCTGGCGCGCACCACGCCGAAGGACCAGGTCAAGAAGCGCACGGATGGACTTTCGGTGTTCATCGTCGACATGCGCGAGGCCAAGAACAAGGGCCTCGAGATCCGCCCGATCCGCACCATGATGAACCACGCCACCACCGAAGTGTTCTTTACCGACATGAAGGTGCCGGCGGAGAATCTGATCGGCGAAGAGGGCAAGGGCTTTCGCTACATCCTCTCCGGCATGAATGCCGAGCGCATCCTCATCGCGGCCGAATGCGTCGGCGACGCCAAATGGTTCATCGCGAAGGCCACCAACTACGCCAAGGAGCGCAGCGTTTTCGGCCGGCCGATCGGCCAGAACCAAGGCATCCAGTTCCCGATCGCCAAGGCCTACGCCGCGATGCGCGCGGCCGAATTGATGGTGAAGGAAGCGACGCGCAAATACGAGGCCGGGCTCGACTGCGGCGCGGAGGCCAACATGGCAAAAATGCTCGCGGCCGATGCGTCGTGGGAAGCGGCGAATGCCTGCGTCCAGACCCATGGCGGCTTCGGCTTCGCCGAGGAGTACGACGTCGAGCGCAAATTCCGCGAGACGCGGCTCTATCAGGTGGCGCCGATCTCGACCAACCTCGTGCTGTCCTTCATCGCCGAGCACGTGCTCGGCATGCCCCGCTCGTACTGA
- a CDS encoding M48 family metallopeptidase, whose amino-acid sequence MSDVFAEAPAQSAKPTIFFDGVSSRRRQVTLTLSDALEILEEGAPVRWAYADIRRADSPPGILRLACASAPPLARLEIRDAVLASDVTARCMRLDDHQTSRRGVAKIVGWSMAAAVSIVCVVLFGVPLAADRLAPLVPKPIERRIGDASEVQVKTIFGRNACEDAAGKAAFIKLVNRLRDAAGLDDDSMTAGVLPTPVPNAFALPGGKVFVLKGLLDKAESPDELAGILAHELGHLKHYDNMRGLIYNGGTSFLIGLLFGDVTGSSAVIFASRSVVEASYSREAETAADTFAIEIMHKLGRSPKPAAELMFRITGKEGGGLPSILASHPLTEDRLARMTKEDRPASGPPLLTDAEWQALKGICGSGKI is encoded by the coding sequence GTGAGTGACGTATTCGCTGAGGCCCCGGCGCAATCCGCAAAGCCGACCATCTTCTTCGACGGCGTGTCGAGCCGCAGGCGGCAGGTGACGCTGACGCTCAGTGACGCGCTCGAGATTCTCGAAGAGGGTGCGCCCGTTCGCTGGGCCTATGCCGACATCCGCCGGGCCGACAGCCCGCCTGGCATTTTGCGGCTCGCCTGCGCTTCCGCGCCGCCGCTGGCGCGGCTGGAAATCCGCGACGCTGTGCTCGCCTCAGACGTGACCGCGCGCTGCATGCGGCTCGACGACCACCAGACCTCGCGCCGTGGCGTCGCAAAGATCGTCGGCTGGTCGATGGCAGCCGCCGTCTCCATCGTCTGCGTCGTGCTGTTCGGGGTGCCGCTCGCTGCCGACCGCCTCGCGCCGCTGGTGCCGAAACCGATCGAGCGCCGTATTGGCGATGCGTCGGAGGTTCAGGTGAAGACCATCTTCGGCCGCAATGCGTGCGAGGATGCGGCGGGGAAGGCGGCCTTCATCAAGCTGGTCAATCGGCTACGCGATGCCGCCGGCCTGGACGACGATTCCATGACCGCGGGCGTGCTGCCGACTCCGGTGCCGAACGCGTTCGCGCTGCCGGGCGGCAAGGTCTTCGTGCTGAAGGGCCTGCTCGACAAGGCCGAAAGCCCGGACGAGCTTGCCGGCATCCTCGCCCACGAGCTCGGTCATCTCAAGCATTACGACAACATGCGCGGCCTGATCTATAACGGCGGCACCTCGTTCCTGATCGGCCTGTTGTTCGGCGACGTCACCGGCTCGAGCGCCGTGATCTTCGCCTCGCGCAGCGTGGTCGAGGCGTCCTATTCGCGCGAAGCCGAGACCGCTGCGGATACGTTTGCCATCGAGATCATGCACAAGCTCGGCCGTTCGCCGAAGCCTGCAGCCGAATTGATGTTCCGCATCACCGGCAAGGAAGGCGGCGGCCTCCCGTCGATCCTGGCGAGCCATCCGCTGACCGAGGACCGCCTCGCGCGCATGACGAAGGAGGATCGCCCCGCTAGCGGCCCGCCGCTGCTGACGGATGCGGAGTGGCAGGCGCTGAAGGGGATCTGCGGCAGCGGCAAGATCTGA
- a CDS encoding cytochrome P450, whose product MNIQAPVQVDKAERMRRAREEAYATPLAQFHPGAPRLFQDDTLWPWFERLRNEEPVHYCTNAPIEPYWSVVKYDDIMHVDTNHGLFSSDSTLGGIGIRDVPEGYDWPSFIAMDQPRHSSQRKTVSPMFTPTHLDELAKLIRQRSQTVLDNLPRNETFNFVERVSIELTTQMLATLFDFPWEERRKLTRWSDVATALPKSGIVASAEERRREMDECYAYMSKLWNERVNSAPRNDLLSLMAHNDATRFMDPDNLMGNIILLIVGGNDTTRNTMTGSVLALNENPEQYDRLRANPELIDSMVPEVIRWQTPLAHMRRTALQDTEVGGKHIKKGDRVVMWYVSGNRDEEMFERPNEFVIDRPRPRTHLSFGFGIHRCVGMRLAELQLKIVWEEMLKRFDRIEVVGEPKRIYSSFIKGYESLPVRIPG is encoded by the coding sequence ATGAACATCCAAGCGCCGGTTCAAGTGGACAAGGCAGAACGCATGCGCAGGGCGCGCGAGGAGGCCTATGCGACCCCGCTGGCGCAGTTCCACCCGGGCGCGCCCAGGCTGTTCCAGGACGACACCCTGTGGCCGTGGTTCGAGCGGCTGCGCAACGAAGAGCCGGTGCATTACTGCACCAATGCGCCGATCGAGCCGTATTGGTCGGTGGTGAAGTACGACGACATCATGCATGTCGATACCAACCACGGCCTGTTCTCCTCCGATTCAACGCTCGGCGGCATCGGGATCCGCGACGTGCCGGAAGGTTATGACTGGCCGAGCTTCATCGCCATGGACCAGCCGCGTCACTCGTCGCAGCGCAAGACGGTGTCGCCGATGTTCACGCCGACGCATCTGGACGAGCTGGCAAAACTGATCCGCCAGCGCTCGCAGACCGTGCTGGACAATCTGCCGCGCAACGAGACCTTCAATTTCGTCGAGCGGGTCTCGATCGAGCTGACGACGCAGATGCTCGCCACCCTGTTCGACTTTCCCTGGGAAGAACGGCGCAAGCTGACGCGCTGGTCCGATGTCGCGACCGCGCTGCCCAAGAGCGGCATCGTGGCTTCGGCCGAAGAGCGCCGTCGCGAGATGGATGAATGCTACGCCTACATGTCCAAGCTCTGGAACGAGCGCGTCAACTCCGCCCCGCGCAACGATTTGCTGTCGCTGATGGCGCACAACGACGCCACGCGGTTCATGGATCCCGACAATCTCATGGGCAACATCATCCTGCTCATCGTCGGCGGCAACGATACCACGCGCAACACCATGACGGGCTCGGTGCTAGCGCTGAACGAGAACCCGGAGCAGTACGACAGGCTGCGCGCCAACCCGGAACTGATCGATTCCATGGTGCCCGAAGTGATCCGCTGGCAGACCCCGCTCGCGCATATGCGGCGCACCGCACTGCAGGACACTGAAGTTGGCGGCAAGCACATCAAGAAGGGCGACCGCGTCGTGATGTGGTACGTCTCCGGCAACCGCGACGAGGAGATGTTCGAGAGGCCGAACGAGTTCGTCATCGATCGCCCGCGGCCGCGCACCCACCTCTCCTTCGGCTTCGGCATCCACCGCTGCGTCGGCATGCGGCTTGCCGAGCTCCAGCTCAAGATCGTCTGGGAAGAGATGCTGAAGCGCTTCGACCGCATCGAGGTGGTCGGCGAGCCCAAGCGGATCTATTCGAGCTTCATCAAGGGATATGAGTCGCTGCCGGTGAGGATCCCGGGGTAG
- a CDS encoding cytochrome P450 — protein MHGTIESASKLDALRARATSLPLEQFDPGDPELFRTDTFWPYFDRLRREDPVHYCKDSMFGPYWSVTRYNDIMEIETNHSVFSSASSLGGITIRDIDPELRRESFISMDPPRHAAQRKTVAPMFTPTHLDNLALSIRKRSAECLDNLPRGEVFDWVDRVSIELTTQMLAVLFDFPWEDRRKLTRWSDIATTIPGPDGLVATEDERQAELTECAGYFARLWKERIEQPPKSDLLSMMAHGAATRDMDAKNFLGNLILLIVGGNDTTRNTMSGSLDALSQHPEQYRKLRENPALLDSFVPEVIRWQTPLAHMRRTALADFEFRGKQIKKGDKVVMWYVSGNRDADAIEKPYEFIIDRARPRTHLSFGFGIHRCVGLRLAELQLKIIWEEILKRFDHIEVVGEPKRVYSSFVKGLETLPVKIAA, from the coding sequence ATGCATGGGACCATCGAAAGCGCGTCGAAGCTCGACGCGTTACGCGCACGCGCAACGTCACTGCCGCTGGAGCAGTTCGATCCGGGCGACCCCGAGCTGTTCAGGACCGATACGTTCTGGCCCTATTTCGATCGCCTGCGCCGCGAAGATCCCGTGCACTATTGCAAGGACTCGATGTTCGGCCCGTATTGGTCGGTGACGCGCTACAACGACATCATGGAGATCGAGACCAATCATTCGGTGTTCTCCTCGGCCTCCTCGCTCGGCGGCATCACCATCCGCGACATCGATCCGGAACTGCGCCGCGAGAGCTTTATCTCTATGGACCCGCCGCGTCACGCGGCGCAGCGCAAGACCGTGGCGCCGATGTTCACGCCGACGCATCTGGACAATCTCGCGCTGAGCATCCGCAAGCGCTCGGCCGAGTGCCTGGACAATCTGCCGCGTGGCGAGGTGTTCGACTGGGTCGACCGCGTCTCGATCGAGCTCACCACGCAGATGCTCGCCGTGCTGTTCGACTTCCCCTGGGAGGACCGGCGCAAGCTGACGCGCTGGTCGGACATCGCGACCACCATTCCCGGACCCGACGGCCTCGTCGCCACCGAAGACGAGCGTCAGGCCGAGCTGACGGAATGCGCGGGCTATTTCGCGCGGCTGTGGAAGGAGCGCATCGAGCAGCCGCCCAAGAGCGACCTGTTGTCGATGATGGCGCATGGTGCCGCGACGCGCGACATGGACGCGAAGAACTTTCTTGGCAATCTCATCCTTTTGATCGTCGGCGGCAACGACACCACTCGCAACACCATGTCCGGATCGCTCGACGCACTCAGCCAGCATCCGGAGCAATATCGCAAGCTGCGCGAAAACCCCGCGCTGCTCGACAGCTTCGTGCCGGAAGTGATCCGCTGGCAGACGCCGCTGGCCCATATGCGCCGCACCGCGCTTGCGGACTTCGAGTTCCGCGGCAAGCAGATCAAGAAAGGTGACAAGGTCGTGATGTGGTACGTTTCGGGCAACCGCGACGCCGACGCGATCGAAAAGCCCTACGAATTCATCATTGACCGCGCCCGCCCGCGCACGCATCTCTCGTTCGGCTTCGGCATCCACCGCTGCGTCGGCTTGCGGCTTGCCGAACTCCAGCTCAAGATTATCTGGGAAGAGATCCTCAAGCGATTCGACCACATCGAGGTGGTCGGCGAACCCAAGCGGGTCTATTCGAGTTTCGTGAAGGGTCTCGAAACCTTGCCGGTGAAGATCGCGGCTTAG
- a CDS encoding DUF305 domain-containing protein → MAYGRFVTMIAASTVIMFALMYLNTFALDHVWYSQTRTWMALLMGAVMAAVMLAFMWGMYRNRTANVAILAASAVVFAVSLWLVRSQQTVTDVAYMEAMIPHHSIAVLTSERAHIRDPRVRKLADDIIEAQVREIGEMERLIADLKEKPAPADAKDLPPRPPT, encoded by the coding sequence ATGGCTTACGGTCGTTTCGTCACGATGATCGCGGCTTCCACCGTGATCATGTTCGCTCTGATGTATCTCAACACCTTCGCTCTGGATCACGTCTGGTACAGCCAGACCCGGACGTGGATGGCGTTGCTAATGGGCGCGGTCATGGCCGCCGTGATGCTCGCTTTCATGTGGGGCATGTACAGGAACCGTACGGCGAACGTCGCCATTCTGGCTGCCAGCGCTGTCGTGTTTGCGGTTTCGCTCTGGCTCGTTCGTAGCCAGCAGACCGTGACCGACGTTGCCTATATGGAGGCGATGATCCCGCATCATTCCATCGCGGTTCTCACCAGCGAGCGCGCGCACATCAGGGATCCCCGAGTCCGCAAGCTGGCCGACGACATCATCGAAGCCCAGGTGCGGGAGATCGGCGAAATGGAACGGTTGATCGCCGACCTCAAGGAGAAGCCCGCGCCCGCGGATGCGAAGGATCTGCCTCCGCGGCCGCCGACCTGA
- a CDS encoding YjgN family protein: protein MNDMQWAPIGSEPLPPPLPPTRVDFTGNRTEFRKLVTKGAMLELVTFGFYRFWLVTDIRRHLWANTAVDGDAAEYTGRAKELLVGFLFALAILVPIYLAYFLVGIEFERWQGFASTPLFISFYAFGQFAIFRARRYRLTRTVWRGVRFWMDGSGWAYSFRAMLWGLLVFLTLGLALPWREASLERYKMRHTHYGDLRGDFKADGWTFFKRAWWLWLLSPIAMVIFPLAPFFYAEFKAREWRWWLDGIRIGDVSLSSQLPHNAFYGLYWKVIGWWTLLSAIFAAYIGGATMLVVTLSGLSVEQALGPGNAGKSIPTLVMMVIGYLALALALNIVMRVYLQRDLWAKVLETVDVHNIAAAADVRGSAELASALGEGFADGLDVAGF, encoded by the coding sequence GTGAACGACATGCAATGGGCCCCCATCGGCTCCGAACCCTTACCCCCGCCGCTGCCGCCCACGCGGGTCGATTTCACCGGCAATCGTACCGAGTTTCGCAAATTGGTCACCAAGGGTGCCATGCTCGAGCTCGTCACCTTCGGCTTCTACCGGTTCTGGCTCGTCACCGACATCCGCCGTCATCTGTGGGCGAACACCGCGGTTGATGGCGACGCCGCCGAATATACCGGGCGGGCCAAGGAGCTCCTGGTCGGCTTCCTGTTCGCGCTCGCGATCCTGGTGCCGATCTACCTCGCTTACTTCCTTGTCGGTATCGAGTTCGAGCGCTGGCAGGGCTTTGCCTCGACGCCGCTGTTCATCAGCTTCTACGCCTTCGGTCAGTTTGCGATCTTTCGCGCGCGGCGCTATCGCCTGACGCGCACGGTCTGGCGCGGCGTGCGGTTCTGGATGGACGGATCGGGCTGGGCCTATTCGTTCCGCGCCATGCTGTGGGGCTTGCTGGTGTTCCTGACGCTCGGGCTCGCATTGCCGTGGCGCGAGGCCTCGCTCGAACGCTACAAGATGCGGCACACTCATTACGGCGATTTGCGCGGCGATTTCAAAGCCGACGGCTGGACGTTCTTCAAGCGCGCCTGGTGGCTGTGGCTGCTGAGCCCGATTGCAATGGTGATCTTTCCGCTGGCGCCGTTCTTCTATGCCGAATTCAAGGCGCGCGAGTGGCGCTGGTGGCTCGACGGCATCCGCATCGGCGACGTCAGCCTGTCCTCGCAACTGCCGCACAACGCATTCTACGGCCTGTACTGGAAAGTGATCGGCTGGTGGACGCTGCTCTCGGCCATCTTCGCCGCCTATATCGGCGGAGCGACCATGCTCGTGGTCACGCTGAGTGGTCTTTCGGTCGAGCAGGCGTTGGGGCCCGGCAATGCCGGCAAGAGCATCCCGACACTGGTGATGATGGTCATCGGCTACCTCGCTCTAGCCCTGGCCCTCAACATCGTCATGCGGGTCTATCTCCAGCGCGATCTCTGGGCCAAGGTGCTGGAAACGGTCGATGTGCACAACATCGCCGCAGCCGCGGATGTGCGCGGCAGCGCCGAGCTTGCCAGCGCGCTGGGCGAAGGCTTTGCCGATGGACTCGATGTCGCGGGATTCTGA
- a CDS encoding MaoC family dehydratase N-terminal domain-containing protein: MTEQLDIDHLRQWIGRSEEATDTVTAQLVKGLRATLFQEVGSPKPGDAAPFTVHWCLAQPVFPMSMLGPDGHPTRGGFLPPVPLPRRMWAGGEIEFLQPLRVGDESTRSSRIADVQVKTGSTGTLCFVSVEHSISSPRGIAIRERQDIVYREMTTTSAPAKAPPPPPKAQHRETHVSDPVLLFRYSALTFNGHRIHYDRDYVTKVEGYPGLIFHGPLQATFIIEMAAKLRGGKAPKKFTYRGVQPLFEGSEFSINANETADGMELWTANAEGQPTMKGTAVW, from the coding sequence ATGACCGAGCAGCTCGACATCGATCATCTCAGGCAATGGATCGGCCGCAGCGAAGAGGCCACCGACACCGTCACCGCGCAGCTCGTGAAGGGTTTGCGCGCGACGCTGTTCCAGGAGGTCGGTTCGCCCAAGCCGGGCGATGCGGCGCCGTTCACGGTGCATTGGTGCCTGGCGCAGCCGGTGTTTCCGATGTCGATGCTCGGCCCCGACGGCCACCCCACCCGCGGCGGCTTCCTGCCGCCGGTGCCGCTGCCGCGCCGGATGTGGGCCGGCGGCGAGATCGAGTTCCTGCAGCCGCTGCGCGTCGGCGATGAATCGACGCGGAGCTCGCGCATTGCGGACGTGCAGGTGAAGACGGGCTCGACCGGCACGCTGTGCTTCGTCTCGGTCGAGCACAGCATCTCGTCGCCGCGCGGCATCGCCATCCGCGAGCGGCAGGACATCGTCTATCGCGAAATGACGACGACGTCCGCGCCGGCAAAGGCGCCGCCTCCGCCGCCGAAGGCGCAGCATCGCGAGACCCATGTCTCCGACCCCGTGCTGCTGTTTCGATATTCCGCGCTGACCTTCAACGGTCACCGCATCCATTACGACCGCGACTACGTCACCAAGGTCGAGGGCTATCCGGGCCTGATCTTCCACGGGCCGTTGCAGGCGACGTTCATCATCGAGATGGCGGCGAAGCTGCGCGGCGGCAAGGCTCCGAAGAAGTTCACCTATCGCGGCGTGCAGCCGCTGTTCGAGGGCAGCGAGTTCTCCATCAACGCCAACGAGACCGCTGATGGCATGGAGCTGTGGACCGCGAACGCGGAGGGGCAGCCGACGATGAAGGGGACGGCAGTGTGGTGA
- a CDS encoding LysR substrate-binding domain-containing protein yields the protein MDFRQLRTFSCVAELGSLSKASDTLRVAQPALSRQIKLLEHELRTELFTRNGRGMVLTDAGRLLLARTSGIVRQIDQIRDDIQSSKGPPSGQVVLGLVPTVSCVLSARFARRCVEKFPGISLRIVESYSGHLVEWLHRGEMDLAILYGRSADLHLNVESLGRDNIVAVGPRGCGLARKKSVDVGWLLRQRLVLPSHSHGLRALIEHAAAQRKIKLNVQLEADSFRVLTSLVEEGLGFALLPPSSVHGEVADGRLETAVVSKPMTRELIFASPIDRPVSTASVAVTALLREEVAACRKEGVWDIRLS from the coding sequence ATGGATTTCCGTCAGCTCAGGACCTTCAGTTGCGTGGCGGAGCTCGGCAGCCTCTCCAAGGCATCCGACACGTTGCGTGTGGCGCAGCCGGCGCTCTCCAGGCAGATCAAGCTGCTGGAACACGAGCTGCGCACCGAATTGTTCACCCGCAACGGCCGCGGCATGGTGCTCACGGATGCCGGCCGCCTGTTGCTGGCGCGCACCTCGGGCATCGTGCGGCAGATCGACCAGATCCGCGACGACATCCAGTCGTCCAAGGGGCCGCCGTCCGGCCAGGTCGTGCTCGGCTTGGTCCCGACCGTGAGCTGCGTGCTGTCGGCGCGCTTTGCGCGGCGCTGCGTCGAAAAGTTTCCCGGCATTTCGCTGCGCATCGTCGAGAGCTACAGCGGCCATCTCGTCGAATGGCTGCATCGCGGCGAGATGGATCTCGCCATCCTCTACGGACGCTCCGCCGATCTGCATCTCAACGTGGAAAGCCTCGGTCGCGACAACATCGTCGCGGTGGGTCCGCGCGGTTGTGGTCTGGCGCGCAAGAAGAGCGTCGATGTCGGCTGGCTGCTGCGGCAACGGCTGGTGCTGCCCAGTCATTCCCACGGTCTCCGCGCGCTGATCGAGCACGCGGCGGCGCAACGCAAGATCAAGCTCAACGTCCAGCTCGAAGCGGATTCGTTCCGCGTGCTCACGAGTCTCGTCGAGGAAGGCCTCGGCTTCGCGCTGCTGCCGCCCTCGTCGGTCCACGGCGAGGTCGCGGACGGGCGGCTGGAAACGGCTGTCGTCTCTAAGCCGATGACGCGCGAGCTCATATTCGCCTCTCCGATCGACCGTCCGGTCTCGACGGCCTCGGTTGCCGTCACCGCCCTCCTGCGCGAGGAAGTCGCCGCCTGCCGCAAGGAAGGCGTGTGGGACATCAGGTTGAGTTAG